Proteins encoded together in one Diabrotica undecimpunctata isolate CICGRU chromosome 3, icDiaUnde3, whole genome shotgun sequence window:
- the LOC140436086 gene encoding uncharacterized protein, producing MDENSNTEQEISDTEGAILMVSAGPFFLGKNTTTKHIPPRNVRTHSENLITHLPGAKEVTKNLKGELGICKYFFNDTVINIIVEFTNIHIKHSQENYNRENNAKEIGALKIRAFIGLLYLAGVLKSGRLSTDELWNKDGSGSEMFQLTMSRYRFKFLLQHLRIDDTDLREERKLLDKFCPIREIFEMFTFICKNGCTPFEYVTIDEKLEAFRGRCSFKQYIPNKPNIGLKIFALADSKTFYTCNLEPYLGQQPPGSFVVSNSLSELVNRLCEPLR from the coding sequence ATGGATGAAAATAGTAATACAGAACAAGAAATTTCTGATACGGAAGGTGCTATATTGATGGTTTCTGCTGGACCTTTCTTTCTTGGTAAAAACACAACTACTAAACATATTCCTCCAAGAAATGTTAGAACACATTCAGAAAACTTAATTACGCATTTGCCAGGTGCTAAAGAAGTTACCAAGAATTTAAAAGGTGAACTAggtatttgtaaatatttttttaacgacaCCGTGATAAACATTATTGTTGAATTTACAAACATACATATTAAACACTCCCAAGAAAACTATAATCGAGAGAATAACGCAAAGGAAATAGGTGCTTTAAAAATTCGTGCTTTTATTGGTTTACTCTATTTGGCAGGTGTTTTGAAAAGTGGCAGATTAAGCACAGACGAACTTTGGAATAAAGACGGTTCAGGAAGTGAGATGTTTCAACTAACAATGTCCAGGTAccgatttaaatttttactacaaCACCTAAGGATTGATGATACAGATTTACGTGAGGAAAGAAAACTATTAGATAAATTTTGTCCAATACGAGAGATTTTTGAAATGTTTACTTTTATTTGCAAAAACGGGTGTACGCCATTTGAATACGTCACAATAGATGAAAAATTGGAGGCATTTAGAGGTCGGTGTAGTTTTAAACAGTATATACCTAATAAACCAAATATTGGATTAAAAATTTTTGCACTAGCAGATTCCAAGACCTTTTATACCTGCAATTTGGAGCCATATTTGGGGCAACAACCACCAGGTTCTTTTGTTGTAAGTAATTCTCTATCGGAACTAGTAAACAGATTATGTGAGCCTCTAAGATGA